One region of Streptococcus salivarius genomic DNA includes:
- a CDS encoding energy-coupling factor ABC transporter ATP-binding protein: MIEIKNLKFKYHQDQPSYILDDVSFHVKRGEWLSIVGHNGSGKSTTARLIDGLLVAESGQIIVDGQELTEDNVWDIRDKIGMVFQNPDNQFVGATVEDDVAFGLENKGVPYEEMASRVQEALEFVGMSEFKDREPARLSGGQKQRVAIAGIVAMRPSILILDEATSMLDPEGRQELIQSIKAIRKEYGMTVLSITHDLDEVALSDRVLVLKKGKVESVSSPRELFSRGSELVDLGLDIPFSALLTQKLRNKGLIDCEDYLTEKELVEQLWEFLSKM, from the coding sequence ATGATTGAAATAAAAAATTTAAAGTTTAAATATCATCAAGATCAACCATCCTATATTCTTGATGATGTATCGTTTCACGTGAAACGTGGGGAATGGTTATCCATTGTAGGGCATAATGGTTCTGGAAAATCCACGACAGCACGTCTTATTGACGGACTATTAGTGGCAGAGTCTGGGCAGATTATTGTTGATGGTCAAGAATTAACAGAAGACAATGTCTGGGATATCCGTGATAAGATTGGCATGGTCTTTCAAAATCCAGACAATCAATTTGTTGGGGCAACTGTTGAAGATGATGTTGCTTTCGGTCTTGAAAATAAAGGTGTTCCCTATGAAGAAATGGCTTCAAGAGTTCAGGAGGCTCTGGAATTTGTGGGAATGTCAGAATTTAAGGATAGAGAGCCAGCTAGATTATCTGGAGGCCAAAAACAACGTGTGGCTATCGCAGGTATTGTAGCTATGAGACCATCTATTTTGATTTTGGATGAGGCAACTAGCATGCTTGACCCGGAAGGTCGCCAGGAATTGATTCAATCTATTAAAGCTATTCGTAAAGAATACGGAATGACTGTTTTATCAATTACTCATGATCTCGATGAGGTCGCTTTGAGTGACCGTGTTTTGGTTTTGAAAAAAGGTAAAGTGGAGTCTGTTTCAAGTCCTCGTGAACTATTTAGTAGAGGCTCAGAGTTAGTTGACTTAGGTTTAGATATCCCTTTTAGTGCATTATTAACTCAAAAGCTAAGAAATAAAGGTCTGATAGATTGTGAAGACTATCTGACAGAAAAGGAATTGGTAGAACAACTATGGGAATTTCTCTCAAAAATGTAA
- the recF gene encoding DNA replication/repair protein RecF (All proteins in this family for which functions are known are DNA-binding proteins that assist the filamentation of RecA onto DNA for the initiation of recombination or recombinational repair.): MWLEKIDIQHFRNYTEASVSFSPHLNIFLGRNAQGKTNILEAIYFLALTRSHRTRSDKELIQFQQNTLKLNGIVHRHSGKLPLEISLSNKGRITKVNHLKQAKLSDYIGHMTVVLFAPEDLQLVKGSPSLRRKFIDIDLGQIKPVYLSDLSSYNHVLKQRNAYLKSTDNVDINFLSVLDEQLSDFGARVIEHRLEFIKQLEEEADRHHSNLSNQIERLKISYESNIPLENNKVIRESFLTTLKQNHKRDIFKKNTGVGPHRDDLTFYINDMNASFGSQGQQRSLILSLKMAEIALIKKVTGEFPILLLDDVMSELDNHRQLKLLESIDEEVQTFMTTTSLDHLSNLPPDLKTFLVKNGNIYEKQVD; this comes from the coding sequence ATGTGGCTCGAAAAAATTGATATTCAACACTTTAGAAATTATACTGAAGCCTCTGTGAGCTTCTCACCTCATCTCAATATTTTTCTTGGTCGCAATGCCCAAGGAAAAACAAATATTCTTGAGGCCATCTATTTTCTAGCATTGACACGTAGTCATCGGACCCGTTCAGATAAAGAACTGATTCAATTTCAACAAAATACTCTCAAACTGAACGGCATCGTGCATCGTCATAGTGGGAAGCTACCTCTGGAAATCAGTTTATCTAATAAAGGACGCATAACAAAGGTTAACCACCTCAAACAAGCTAAATTATCCGATTATATCGGTCACATGACTGTGGTGCTATTTGCTCCTGAGGATTTACAACTTGTAAAAGGATCTCCAAGCCTGAGACGTAAATTTATAGATATTGATTTAGGACAGATTAAGCCTGTTTATCTCTCAGACTTATCAAGTTATAATCATGTACTCAAACAACGTAATGCCTATCTCAAATCTACTGACAATGTAGACATTAATTTCCTCTCAGTGTTAGATGAACAGCTTTCCGATTTTGGAGCACGAGTTATCGAACATAGACTAGAATTTATCAAGCAATTAGAGGAGGAGGCAGATAGACATCATAGTAACCTCTCAAATCAGATAGAGCGCCTTAAAATCTCCTACGAATCTAATATCCCACTGGAAAATAACAAAGTTATTCGCGAATCATTTTTAACCACGTTAAAGCAAAATCACAAAAGAGATATCTTCAAAAAGAACACTGGTGTTGGTCCACATAGGGATGATTTGACATTTTACATCAATGACATGAACGCATCTTTCGGTAGTCAGGGGCAGCAACGTAGCCTCATTCTTTCTTTAAAAATGGCTGAGATTGCTCTGATAAAAAAAGTAACAGGTGAATTTCCTATTCTTCTCCTCGATGATGTCATGAGTGAGCTTGACAACCACCGTCAACTTAAACTGTTAGAAAGTATTGACGAAGAGGTTCAAACCTTCATGACGACAACTTCACTTGATCATCTGAGTAACCTACCACCTGATTTAAAGACCTTCTTAGTTAAGAATGGTAATATTTATGAAAAACAAGTCGATTAA
- a CDS encoding helix-turn-helix domain-containing protein — protein MKLHSLGEQLRAARIKKELSLYDVEKISGVEAQFLLAMEMDQLKALPEDIQQEALEKYATSVGLDGQRLFEEQRQNEQKLKKEKKPVERKEDTLATKAPMSRFLKHKREEKRKSNYLPLLMLSAVSLLIICSVGYIIIRHLSNQPQVIKPNTISTVNHLSTASKAKSSRSISEVTVSGANVTTTTQGNQLMVDFSNVNSSVVLDVELSKDSDDTWFSVDNSDTSESYLLSKTKNSKYSLDFSDKTKPTQIIIAQSSKVTLKVNGESLDLSQLDKNTPSYLTLRIQ, from the coding sequence ATGAAGTTACACTCTCTAGGTGAGCAATTACGTGCAGCGCGTATAAAAAAGGAATTAAGTTTGTATGATGTAGAAAAAATTTCTGGAGTAGAAGCCCAGTTTCTTCTGGCTATGGAAATGGATCAACTTAAAGCTTTGCCAGAGGACATTCAGCAAGAGGCGCTTGAAAAGTATGCCACTTCAGTTGGTTTAGATGGACAACGTCTGTTTGAGGAGCAGAGACAGAATGAGCAAAAACTAAAAAAAGAGAAGAAACCAGTTGAACGTAAGGAAGATACCTTAGCTACTAAAGCTCCCATGTCACGCTTTTTAAAGCATAAACGTGAAGAAAAAAGAAAGTCTAACTATCTACCTTTACTAATGCTTAGTGCGGTTTCGTTACTTATCATCTGCTCAGTAGGTTATATTATTATTAGACATCTTTCTAATCAACCTCAGGTGATAAAACCAAATACTATCTCTACAGTTAATCATCTGTCAACGGCTAGTAAGGCTAAATCGTCACGAAGCATTTCTGAGGTTACCGTTTCGGGGGCAAATGTTACAACGACAACTCAAGGCAATCAACTAATGGTTGATTTCTCCAATGTAAATTCTTCAGTAGTTTTAGATGTGGAGTTATCAAAAGATAGTGATGACACATGGTTTTCAGTAGATAACTCAGATACTTCAGAGAGTTACCTCCTTTCAAAAACGAAAAATTCAAAATACTCTTTAGATTTTTCTGATAAAACTAAACCAACTCAAATTATTATTGCTCAATCTTCAAAAGTAACTCTAAAGGTAAATGGGGAGTCACTTGATTTATCTCAATTAGATAAAAATACACCTAGCTACCTCACATTAAGAATCCAATAG
- a CDS encoding energy-coupling factor transporter transmembrane component T family protein, translating to MDKLIIGRYIVGDSFIHRLDPRSKLLAMLIYIVIIFWANNPLTYAVITLFTLFLVFLSKIKLGFFLGGIKPMIWIILFSTLFQVFFNTKGSVLWSIGFLKITEVGLNQGWMIFLRFILIISFSTLLTLTTTPLSLSDAVESLLKPLTVFRVPAHEIGLMLSLSLRFVPTLMDDTTRIMNAQKARGVDFGEGNIIQKVRSIIPILIPLFASSFKRADALAIAMEARGYQGGEGRTKYRRLSWNGRDTLSIIAILALGLMLFYLKS from the coding sequence ATGGATAAGTTAATTATTGGACGTTATATTGTTGGGGACTCTTTTATACACCGATTAGATCCTAGAAGTAAATTATTAGCCATGCTGATTTATATTGTTATTATCTTTTGGGCTAATAATCCTTTAACTTATGCTGTAATAACTTTATTTACACTTTTCTTGGTTTTCTTGTCTAAAATAAAACTTGGTTTCTTTTTAGGTGGAATCAAACCAATGATTTGGATTATTTTATTTTCTACCCTATTTCAAGTTTTCTTCAATACAAAAGGGAGTGTGCTTTGGTCTATCGGCTTTTTAAAGATTACGGAAGTCGGTTTAAATCAAGGTTGGATGATATTCCTTAGATTTATTCTCATTATTAGTTTTTCCACCCTACTTACTCTAACGACAACACCTTTAAGTTTATCTGATGCAGTTGAATCACTTTTAAAACCTCTTACTGTTTTCAGAGTGCCAGCACATGAAATTGGTTTAATGCTATCTTTGAGTCTACGTTTTGTACCAACTTTGATGGATGATACGACTCGTATTATGAATGCTCAAAAGGCGCGTGGTGTTGACTTTGGTGAAGGAAATATTATTCAAAAGGTACGGTCAATAATACCTATTTTAATTCCTTTGTTTGCATCAAGCTTTAAACGAGCAGATGCTCTGGCGATTGCTATGGAGGCACGAGGCTATCAAGGTGGTGAAGGACGAACAAAATATCGTCGACTTTCATGGAATGGTCGAGATACCTTATCAATTATTGCTATTTTAGCTTTAGGATTAATGCTTTTTTATCTTAAGAGTTAA
- a CDS encoding energy-coupling factor transporter ATPase, with protein sequence MGISLKNVSYIYQAGTPFEGRALFDMTTTIKDGSYTAFIGHTGSGKSTIMQLLNGLYLPTSGQVQVDDTIITSQSKNKDIKPVRKKVGLVFQFPESQLFAETVLEDVAFGPQNFGVSKEEAEQRAIESLKLVGLPEEFHGQNPFDLSGGQMRRVAIAGILAMQPDILVLDEPTAGLDPQGRKELMSLFKELHLSGMTIVLVTHLMDDVADYATAVNVMEKGQLVLSGAPKDVFQKVTFLKEKQLGVPKITEFALQLQEKGYHFESLPITIEEFVEVVSHG encoded by the coding sequence ATGGGAATTTCTCTCAAAAATGTAAGTTATATCTATCAAGCGGGTACTCCTTTTGAGGGGCGTGCCCTTTTTGATATGACGACGACGATAAAAGATGGTTCATATACGGCCTTTATTGGACATACAGGAAGTGGTAAATCTACTATTATGCAGCTCTTGAATGGCCTTTATTTACCCACTAGTGGTCAGGTTCAAGTTGATGATACGATCATAACCAGTCAATCAAAGAATAAGGACATAAAACCAGTTCGTAAGAAGGTAGGTTTAGTTTTTCAATTTCCAGAAAGTCAGTTATTTGCAGAAACTGTTTTAGAAGATGTTGCCTTTGGACCTCAAAATTTCGGAGTTTCTAAGGAAGAAGCAGAACAACGTGCTATTGAAAGTCTAAAATTAGTTGGACTCCCAGAAGAGTTTCATGGACAGAATCCTTTTGATTTATCAGGGGGACAAATGCGACGTGTTGCCATCGCAGGGATTCTAGCTATGCAACCAGATATTTTAGTACTGGATGAACCGACTGCTGGTCTAGATCCACAGGGCCGGAAGGAATTGATGTCTCTCTTTAAGGAGTTACATCTTTCTGGAATGACGATTGTTTTAGTAACTCACTTGATGGATGATGTTGCCGATTATGCAACAGCTGTGAATGTTATGGAAAAAGGGCAACTAGTGTTGTCGGGAGCTCCTAAAGATGTTTTTCAAAAGGTTACTTTTCTTAAAGAAAAGCAGTTGGGTGTTCCTAAAATAACGGAGTTTGCGCTACAGCTACAAGAAAAAGGTTATCACTTTGAAAGTCTCCCTATTACAATCGAGGAATTCGTAGAGGTGGTGTCGCATGGATAA
- a CDS encoding LysM peptidoglycan-binding domain-containing protein yields MQKKNTSNTKKLGLFGLVTVATLGATALANAETYTVQKGDTLSAIAKKNGTTVDEIVSKNGIQDANKISIGQNLTINETTEETTEPSATTATTEAAAESTQSTESTQSEDTQATNTNLSSSEAAAKEEIAQRESSGSYTAQNGQYYGRYQLASSYLNGDLSPENQEKVADNYVASRYGSWTAALAFWNANGWY; encoded by the coding sequence ATGCAAAAAAAGAATACATCTAACACTAAAAAATTAGGTCTTTTTGGACTTGTTACAGTAGCAACACTTGGGGCAACAGCTTTAGCTAATGCAGAAACTTACACAGTTCAAAAAGGCGATACACTTTCAGCTATTGCTAAGAAAAATGGTACGACCGTAGATGAAATCGTTTCAAAAAACGGTATTCAAGACGCCAATAAGATTTCTATTGGTCAAAACTTAACAATTAATGAAACAACTGAAGAGACTACAGAACCTTCAGCTACAACAGCTACAACAGAAGCAGCTGCTGAATCAACACAATCAACAGAGTCTACACAAAGTGAAGATACTCAAGCAACCAATACAAATCTTTCTTCTTCAGAGGCAGCTGCCAAAGAAGAAATCGCACAACGTGAGTCAAGCGGTAGCTATACAGCTCAAAATGGGCAATATTATGGACGTTACCAATTAGCATCATCATATTTGAACGGAGACTTGTCTCCTGAAAATCAAGAAAAGGTAGCAGATAATTATGTAGCAAGCCGTTATGGTTCATGGACAGCAGCTCTTGCTTTCTGGAATGCTAATGGTTGGTACTAA
- the yaaA gene encoding S4 domain-containing protein YaaA gives MEYKLFDEYITLQALLKELSIIHSGGAIKGFLANNTVLFNGEDEKRRGKKLRYGDVITIPSEELEITIVAPTTNEIEEHQKEVAEKARVAAIVKKMNQDNKKKQKAHPSKESNKTKRQPVRFPGT, from the coding sequence ATGGAATATAAATTATTTGATGAATACATCACACTGCAGGCACTTTTAAAAGAATTAAGTATCATTCATAGTGGCGGAGCTATAAAAGGTTTCTTGGCTAATAATACCGTTTTATTCAACGGTGAGGATGAAAAACGTCGTGGAAAAAAACTTCGTTATGGAGATGTTATTACCATTCCGTCTGAGGAACTTGAAATAACGATTGTAGCTCCAACGACAAATGAAATTGAAGAACATCAAAAAGAAGTCGCTGAAAAAGCACGTGTTGCTGCCATTGTTAAAAAAATGAATCAGGATAATAAAAAGAAACAAAAAGCACATCCGTCAAAAGAAAGCAATAAAACTAAACGACAACCCGTTCGTTTCCCAGGAACCTAA
- a CDS encoding transglycosylase SLT domain-containing protein, whose protein sequence is MLKKSYKGRRIKLAAKKSLAVPVAIVTSFIVILAVSLSTLINKGLVNAFSDSVTPAPSTASTTSESTADLVKSTEISSSKENKANKEKVEESKPQSETTGESVEAAEKSQLDTTTSAVSTNTDTTSTQNTGTAPSVAATGSGSVVLSNGNTAGEVGSYAAAQMAAATGVPQSTWESIIARESNGDHTAANGSGASGLFQTMPGWGSTATVEDQIQSALNAYNAQGLSAWNY, encoded by the coding sequence ATGTTAAAAAAAAGTTATAAGGGACGCCGTATCAAATTAGCAGCGAAGAAATCATTGGCGGTACCAGTAGCAATTGTAACAAGTTTTATTGTCATTTTGGCAGTATCACTTTCTACACTAATTAATAAAGGGTTGGTTAATGCATTTTCAGATTCTGTTACCCCAGCACCTTCAACAGCATCAACAACGTCAGAATCGACAGCAGATTTAGTTAAATCAACAGAAATTAGCTCAAGCAAAGAGAATAAAGCTAACAAAGAAAAGGTTGAAGAAAGTAAGCCTCAGTCAGAAACAACAGGAGAATCGGTAGAAGCAGCTGAAAAGTCTCAGTTAGATACTACTACAAGCGCTGTTTCAACGAATACTGATACTACGTCGACTCAAAATACTGGAACAGCTCCTTCGGTTGCTGCAACTGGTAGCGGGTCAGTTGTTCTCTCAAATGGTAACACTGCAGGAGAAGTTGGTTCTTATGCAGCGGCACAGATGGCAGCAGCTACTGGTGTTCCTCAGTCAACTTGGGAGTCAATTATTGCGCGTGAGTCAAATGGTGATCATACTGCAGCAAATGGTTCAGGTGCATCAGGTCTTTTTCAAACAATGCCTGGATGGGGCTCTACTGCAACAGTTGAGGATCAAATTCAATCAGCCTTGAATGCCTATAACGCACAAGGTTTGTCAGCTTGGAATTACTAA
- the yfmH gene encoding EF-P 5-aminopentanol modification-associated protein YfmH, which yields MAALKKRYYQKIDEEVYSAILDSGMSLSIIKKKGFVEKAAFLSTNFGALDNHFYIDGELQSYPAGIAHFLEHKLFEDEQGRDVTLDFVKLGADVNAFTTLEKTTYYFSTLDHFEESLELLLKFTSRFTSSEDAVNHEKRIIEQEINMYQDDPDYRAYLGCLQSLYPNTILGQDIAGSVDSIEEITVKDLKDNFDCFYRSANCHLVLVGDFDVENIYTFVNEKQSKFTPPERIVEKEKHLIESDIQKLDSLQMEIFISKLAIGFKSVPFTDNRMRGNILVQLLFNLLFGWTSPYYQNWYAEGKIDESVSIEYEVSNRYSFVIMTMDTAEPIRMSSLIRQVMTSADKKRLLTEEALDLQKKALYGEFLRSLDNVQNLGSQYLAYFENDKTYFDFGQELMSITSKELKDFLNHYLSNMEITDFVVFPK from the coding sequence ATGGCTGCTTTGAAGAAACGTTATTATCAAAAAATTGATGAAGAAGTTTATTCAGCAATTTTAGATAGTGGTATGTCTTTATCAATCATTAAGAAAAAAGGATTTGTAGAAAAAGCCGCCTTTTTGTCAACAAATTTTGGGGCGCTAGATAATCACTTCTATATTGATGGTGAGTTACAATCTTACCCTGCAGGTATTGCTCATTTTCTTGAACACAAGCTATTTGAGGATGAGCAGGGAAGGGATGTGACATTGGATTTTGTCAAGCTTGGAGCTGATGTCAATGCTTTTACAACATTGGAGAAGACAACATATTATTTTTCTACCCTTGACCACTTTGAGGAGTCTTTAGAGCTTTTATTAAAGTTTACATCGAGATTTACAAGTTCTGAAGATGCTGTCAATCATGAAAAAAGAATTATTGAACAAGAAATAAATATGTATCAGGATGATCCTGACTACAGAGCTTATCTAGGTTGTTTGCAAAGTTTGTATCCTAATACTATATTAGGTCAAGACATTGCTGGAAGTGTTGATAGCATTGAAGAAATTACTGTAAAGGACTTAAAAGATAATTTTGATTGCTTTTACAGGTCAGCAAACTGTCATCTCGTCTTAGTGGGCGATTTTGATGTTGAAAACATTTACACTTTTGTCAATGAAAAACAAAGTAAGTTTACACCACCTGAGAGAATAGTCGAGAAAGAAAAGCATCTCATTGAGTCAGATATCCAAAAATTAGATAGTCTTCAAATGGAGATATTCATCTCAAAACTAGCCATTGGTTTTAAGAGTGTTCCTTTTACTGATAATCGTATGAGAGGAAACATACTGGTACAGTTATTGTTCAATTTACTGTTTGGCTGGACGTCTCCTTATTATCAAAATTGGTATGCTGAAGGAAAAATAGACGAGTCTGTGTCAATTGAATACGAGGTATCTAATCGATATTCATTTGTCATTATGACTATGGACACTGCAGAACCGATCCGTATGTCAAGTTTAATTCGTCAGGTGATGACATCGGCAGATAAAAAACGATTGTTGACGGAAGAAGCATTGGATTTACAAAAAAAAGCTTTGTATGGTGAATTTTTACGTAGTCTAGACAATGTCCAGAATTTAGGTAGCCAATATTTAGCGTATTTTGAGAATGATAAAACATACTTTGATTTTGGTCAGGAACTGATGAGCATTACTTCCAAGGAGTTGAAGGATTTTTTGAATCACTATCTCTCAAATATGGAGATTACCGATTTTGTTGTCTTCCCTAAATAA
- the pgsA gene encoding CDP-diacylglycerol--glycerol-3-phosphate 3-phosphatidyltransferase: MFKKENLPNLLTLARIVLIPIFLLMTSLASSNVMHIAAAVVFAIASITDYLDGYLARKWHVVTNFGKFADPLADKMLVMSAFIMLVGINQAPAWVVSVIICRELAVTGLRLLLVENGGTVLAAAMPGKIKTVTQMLSIILLLCHLHFVGTIMLYIALFFTIYSGYDYFKGAGFLFKDTFK; this comes from the coding sequence ATGTTTAAAAAAGAAAATTTACCTAATTTATTGACACTTGCTAGAATTGTTTTGATTCCTATCTTTTTACTGATGACATCACTTGCGTCAAGTAATGTCATGCATATTGCTGCGGCGGTTGTCTTCGCTATTGCCAGTATTACAGATTATTTAGATGGCTATTTGGCACGAAAATGGCATGTTGTTACTAATTTCGGGAAATTTGCAGATCCATTGGCAGATAAGATGCTAGTGATGTCAGCATTTATTATGTTAGTCGGTATTAATCAAGCGCCAGCCTGGGTGGTTTCAGTTATTATCTGTCGTGAGCTTGCAGTCACAGGTCTTCGTCTTTTATTAGTGGAGAACGGTGGTACAGTTCTCGCTGCAGCTATGCCTGGTAAGATTAAGACAGTGACCCAGATGTTATCTATTATTCTATTATTGTGTCATCTGCATTTTGTAGGAACAATTATGCTTTATATTGCTTTGTTCTTTACAATTTACTCAGGCTATGATTATTTCAAAGGTGCAGGTTTCTTATTTAAGGATACTTTCAAATAG
- the yfmF gene encoding EF-P 5-aminopentanol modification-associated protein YfmF — protein MKIADGVYVHFIPTQKYKTNRIVFRMTGSLNKQTIAKRALVSQMLATANQTYPTVQSFKERLASLYGTQLSTRVSTKGLTHSVDIELTYLKDAFIPTNEGLFWEVLGFLKECLYKPLSRVAQYQNKVFEIEKQNLMTYLDVDTENNYYYSEVKGRELYFVNEGLKVPKYGQPELVEAETSFTAYQEFQSMLTRDRIDIFMVGEFDDYQVLQALHRFPLEGRQVDLQFSYSQPYVNVVKEKIEPRQSSQSILQLGYQFPYQYGDKDYFALIVFNAMFGEFAHSALFTTLREKEGLAYSISSQFDIFTGLLEVYAGIEKSNRNQAMRGISRELNYIKLGRFSSSLLNQTKKIIRMNALLSEDHALTLVEQRFNEVIFGDKSLSLENWIDEIEKITKKDVCRVARQVKLQSLFFLEGVS, from the coding sequence ATGAAAATTGCTGATGGTGTCTATGTACACTTCATTCCAACACAAAAATATAAAACTAATCGTATTGTTTTTCGAATGACAGGTTCTTTGAATAAACAAACAATTGCTAAACGAGCCCTAGTTTCACAAATGTTGGCTACAGCCAATCAGACGTATCCAACAGTACAGTCTTTTAAAGAGAGACTAGCTTCTCTTTATGGAACACAGTTGTCAACTAGAGTGTCAACTAAAGGATTGACACATAGCGTTGACATCGAGTTGACATATCTGAAAGATGCTTTTATCCCTACGAATGAAGGATTATTTTGGGAAGTGCTAGGATTTTTGAAAGAGTGTCTTTACAAGCCGCTGTCAAGAGTAGCTCAATACCAAAATAAAGTATTTGAAATAGAAAAACAAAATTTAATGACCTACCTGGATGTCGACACAGAGAATAATTACTATTACAGTGAAGTTAAGGGAAGAGAGCTTTATTTTGTAAACGAGGGATTGAAGGTTCCCAAATATGGCCAACCAGAACTTGTTGAAGCAGAAACCTCGTTTACAGCTTATCAAGAATTTCAAAGCATGTTGACAAGAGATCGTATTGATATCTTTATGGTTGGAGAATTTGATGATTATCAAGTACTCCAAGCGTTACATCGTTTTCCTTTGGAGGGACGTCAAGTTGATTTACAGTTTAGCTATAGTCAACCTTATGTCAACGTTGTGAAAGAAAAGATAGAACCGAGACAGAGTAGTCAATCTATTTTACAGCTAGGGTACCAATTTCCGTATCAATATGGAGATAAAGATTACTTTGCTTTAATTGTATTCAATGCCATGTTTGGTGAATTTGCCCATTCAGCTTTATTTACAACACTTAGAGAAAAGGAAGGGTTAGCTTATTCAATTAGTAGCCAATTTGATATCTTTACAGGTTTACTGGAAGTTTACGCTGGAATTGAAAAATCTAATAGAAATCAGGCTATGCGAGGAATTAGTAGAGAGTTGAATTACATTAAATTAGGACGTTTTTCAAGTTCTCTCCTGAATCAAACCAAAAAAATCATACGAATGAATGCCCTACTCTCTGAAGATCATGCCTTAACATTAGTGGAACAACGTTTTAATGAGGTGATTTTTGGTGATAAAAGTCTTTCATTGGAGAATTGGATAGATGAGATTGAGAAGATTACTAAAAAAGATGTTTGCCGTGTAGCGCGTCAAGTTAAGCTACAGAGTTTGTTCTTTTTAGAAGGAGTGTCTTAG